The Lebetimonas natsushimae genomic sequence ATTTGGAATGGCACAGAATGCACATTTTTGATTGCAGCCTTCGCTTAGTTTGATATACGCATGATAACTGCTGCCTGTAATTATTCTCTCTTCATTATGGATTAAATATACATTAGGGCTGAACTTGGATTTTCTTTCTTTAACCAACTCGTCAATTCTATTAAAATCTCCGACACCGCTCCATATATCTACTTCAGGCATTTCTTTTGGCAAAATATCTTTATATCTTTCACTGAGGCAACCTGTAACCGCCAGAAGTGCATTTTCTTTTTTAAATTGTGCTAGGCTTAAAATTGTTTCAATGCTTTCTTCTTTTGCCGCTTCTATAAATCCACAGGTATTTACTATTATTACGTCTGCTTCATTAGGATTATTGGTAAGTTCATAATCTTTAAGACGTCCTAACATTACTTCCGAATCTATTAAATTTTTAACGCATCCAAGAGATGCCAAATAAAGTTTTTTCAATCTTTTCCTTTTTTGATTTATTTTATCAAAGTGATATAATTAAATCAATAAAAATTTACAAAAGGCGCGATGTGGATAAGGCAGGTTTGATAATAGGTTTGATTTTAGCAGTTGCAGGACTTTATTATATTGATGAAAACATTTTACTTTCATTTGAATTAAATCAAAGCAAATGGTTTGGCAGATATGTTTTTTTTGCGACGTTTAATGTTTTGATTTTATGGGTTTTATGGGTGTTTTATAAAAAATTTGGAGGATTGCTTAAAATTACGATGCCTGTTCTTTTTGGAATTATAGTTTTATTTATAGGTATAAAACTTGCGTAAAATTGTTTTTCTTATATTCATTTTAAATATTCTTTTTGCAGATACTTTAGTAGTGGATAAAGATACCAATAATCCTTGTGTCAGTGGGGATAATTATTATTCAAGCATACAAGATGCTATGAATCACGCCTCAAATGGAGATATAATAAAAATATGTCCCGGGGAATATGATGAAAGTATAGAATGGAAACATCAAAATATTACACTTGAGGGTGCAAGTGGGAATAGAGATGATGTAAAAGTGGTTGCAAATTCTGGAAAAAATGCAATATATTCTAATATCAATCCTGCAAATGTTACAATAAAATATATTACTTTTAAATCAGACAATAAAAAAGGTATTTATTTCGATAAAAAAGTAAATGGTAAATTAATTATTTCAGATATTAATATTACTTCAAAAGAAGAGGCACTTTTGGTTGATTTAGATATTGATGATAATGTTAATATTAGTAATTCTGTTTTCAATTCAAAAGAAGAGTCAGGAATTCATTTTAAAGGAAATTTAAAAGGAAATTTATTAATATCTGATATAAATATCACATCTGAAAAAGAATCGTTTTTGGTTGATAATGAAGTTGGTAAAGACGTAGAAATAAAAGATTCTTTTTTTCATTCTAATAATGAAATAGGTATTTATTTTGATGAGAATATAAAAGGAAATTTAAAAGTTTTTGATGTTAATATTACTTCTGAAAAAGAAGGTTTTAGAGTTGATAATAAAATTGATGGAAATGTTAATATAAATAATACAGATTTTAAATCAAATAAAGAAACAAGTCTTCTTTTTAAAGGACGCGTTGGGGGAGATGTAAATTTAAGTAATTCAATTTTTAAATCAAATGAAAAAAAAGGTATTTATTTTGATTTAGATATTAAGGGAAGTTTAACAATTTATGATGTTAATGTTTCTTCAAAAGAAGAAGGTTTTTTGATCGATAACGGTGTAAATGATGTAAAAATTAAATTTAGTGAATTTAATTCAACTGAGAAAGATGGTGCAAAATTAAAACTTGATGATGATACGTCAGTTGAAATTAAAAACAATCATTTCAAAACAGATGATGATGGTTCATATGGTCTAACGATTGATATGAGAAATTCAGACGATGTACATATAAATAATAACTGTTTTTATGGTAAAGATGTAAATCATTTAGCATGTACAAATGGAAAAAATTATGATTGGAACAATAATTATTGGGATGGTTTTAGTGGCGATACTTACAAAAATGATGATTGTAATATAGAAGATGATAATCCACTTTTAAGCTGTCAAAATTTAGAATGTAAAATATCTTCAGATATAACTATTACTCCATTAGAATTTGAAGGAGGAACTTTAATTATTGAAAATACTTATGAAACTCCTCAATGGACACATGTGGATTTTAATAAGTCTTTTAGTGAACCACCTGTTGTTTTTGTAATCGCTGATGTAAACGGTTCTCAGCCAGCTGCACCTAGAATTCGAAATATTACTTCTACAGGTTTCGACGTGATTATGGCGGAACCTCAAGGAGAAGACGGACCGCATTATACTCAATCTGTAAGTTATCTTGCAGTAAATAAAGGTATACATAAAATAGGAAATACATATATTCAAGTAGGAACTTTAAATACTAAAAAATATCAGCAACATTCAACTGGTAAAAAAACTTTAGATGTAGATGAATGGGAAAAAATAGATACAATTTTTTCAGAATGTAAACCTGTAGTGGTGGCAGGTATTCAAACATTAAATAATGAAGTAGGATTAGATAGGCATGAAGATGGAAAAATCATACGCTCAATTCCGTTTTTGACAACAGCAATTGATGTTAATGACAGTGGAGTTTATTTGTCACTTGAGAGGAGTGAAACGCATGAGAGTACTTTTAAGCATGATGGTGTTATCAATAATAAAGAAACAATTGGTTATATGATTGCTCCTGCTAATATTCAAGATAGTGTAGTAGATGATTATGGACATAAAATATTATTTGAAACAATCAGAAAAGAAAATTATTTTGTAGGTTGGGATAATGAGTGTAAATCAGTTAATTTTAGAAATAAATATAATTCTGTTCCGTTAATTGCTGCAAATAAAAATTCTAAAAATGGGATAGATGGCGGATGGTTTAGAAGATGTGTGTTAGATAAAACAAAAGTCGGATTTAAAATTGATGAAGATGGATCTAGTAGTTCAAAAGAAGAATATGATTATAATTCAAGTTATCAGGACAAAGAAAGAAAACATATTGAAGAGACAGGAGGAATATTTGTTTTTTCAGGTAATATTGTGATAAGAGAAACACCATCAAAAACATATAAATTTGATGCTTGGGATATAAATAGAAATATAAATGATAGAAATATTTCTACAAAAATTGTAAATAAAGAATTTGATGTGACTATCGCTTCTTTGAATGAAAATGGGGATGCTTTACAGGAATTCAATGGGACAGTGTGCAGTAAAATTACAAGTGATAATTATAATAGTAATTGGAATAAAGCATTATGGAATAATGAAAAAGAAAAAAATATAAGTTTTAAAATTCCAAATGCAATAAAAAAAGCTAAAGTTACTATTCAATGGAAAGAGCATGCAGATGTAAATTGTCCAGTAAATGATGGAAATGAGTCTAACTCAAGTGATGATTTTGCCGTGCGTCCAAATAAATTTGTTATTACTAATATTCCTTCAAAAATTATTGCAGGAAAAGAATTTAATATTACATTAAAAGCTCTTGATTATGAAAATATTCCCGCAAAAGATTATAATGAAACCGTTAATATTAATGGGAACAGTCCCGATTTGGAATATAATATTTCAAAAATCAATTGTGATAACGGTGATTTGGAAATCGTAAACGGGGGTGATTTTAAAAACGGAGAAGCAAATATTACTTTAAAATACAGTGAAGTTGGAAATGTTGATTTAACTCTTAAAGAAGTCAACGGTAGTGAATTTGCAAAAGTTGATAGTGATGATACATCTTTAAATAACAGATTGATTTTAGCTTATAAGACAAAAATTTCTGTAAATCCTGATCATTTTAAAATAAGTGCGAATCTTAGTAACTATGATGATAATTTTACATATTTAGATAATGGTTTGAATCTATATTCAATTTTAGACATTAATATAACAGCTGAAAATAAAGATAATGAAATTACAAAAAATTATAATAAAGACTGCTATGCAAAAGATATAGATATAAATATTTCAAAAATATTTACACCTGAGCCTAATTTGAATAATTTAATTTATTATTATAAAGATGCTGGAAATAACACTTCTGAGAAAAGTGTTCAGGATATCAATAAAACTATCCAAATACATTATAAAGATACCAATTTTACTACAGAGGACAACGGTTCAACCAGAATAACCCTGTTTATTAATTTTGACAGAAACAGCTCAAAAACTGTGAATCCTTTTGATATGAATATTAGTGAAATAAACGTAAGTGACGGCAGTACAAATGGAAAAATGCAAAAAATAGGAAAGGCGCTTTATTATTATGGAAATTTAGTGCTTTTTGATGAAATTGCAAATAGGGATGAATTTGATACAAGGGATGATTATTTTATAGTTTATGACAATAACGGAAGTGATGATAAACTGCCGTCAAATAATGCGGTACTTCCTGAATGGTATTTAAACGGTTTTCATAAAAGCAAAGACGGAAATATAAGCGGTATGGTTGTTTCAAGTGATTATAATGCGTCTAATCAGATAAATGGAGTTGAAGTTAGTGTAAATTCAATAAACAATGGTAAAGTAACTTTTCATATCAAACGAACTGATACTTCAATAAATTTTGCGGTAATTCATTTATTGGAACCTAGTTTAAAATGGCTGTGGTATTCAAAATACGGGGATGAATATAATATTTCAAA encodes the following:
- a CDS encoding H-type lectin domain-containing protein, which produces MRKIVFLIFILNILFADTLVVDKDTNNPCVSGDNYYSSIQDAMNHASNGDIIKICPGEYDESIEWKHQNITLEGASGNRDDVKVVANSGKNAIYSNINPANVTIKYITFKSDNKKGIYFDKKVNGKLIISDINITSKEEALLVDLDIDDNVNISNSVFNSKEESGIHFKGNLKGNLLISDINITSEKESFLVDNEVGKDVEIKDSFFHSNNEIGIYFDENIKGNLKVFDVNITSEKEGFRVDNKIDGNVNINNTDFKSNKETSLLFKGRVGGDVNLSNSIFKSNEKKGIYFDLDIKGSLTIYDVNVSSKEEGFLIDNGVNDVKIKFSEFNSTEKDGAKLKLDDDTSVEIKNNHFKTDDDGSYGLTIDMRNSDDVHINNNCFYGKDVNHLACTNGKNYDWNNNYWDGFSGDTYKNDDCNIEDDNPLLSCQNLECKISSDITITPLEFEGGTLIIENTYETPQWTHVDFNKSFSEPPVVFVIADVNGSQPAAPRIRNITSTGFDVIMAEPQGEDGPHYTQSVSYLAVNKGIHKIGNTYIQVGTLNTKKYQQHSTGKKTLDVDEWEKIDTIFSECKPVVVAGIQTLNNEVGLDRHEDGKIIRSIPFLTTAIDVNDSGVYLSLERSETHESTFKHDGVINNKETIGYMIAPANIQDSVVDDYGHKILFETIRKENYFVGWDNECKSVNFRNKYNSVPLIAANKNSKNGIDGGWFRRCVLDKTKVGFKIDEDGSSSSKEEYDYNSSYQDKERKHIEETGGIFVFSGNIVIRETPSKTYKFDAWDINRNINDRNISTKIVNKEFDVTIASLNENGDALQEFNGTVCSKITSDNYNSNWNKALWNNEKEKNISFKIPNAIKKAKVTIQWKEHADVNCPVNDGNESNSSDDFAVRPNKFVITNIPSKIIAGKEFNITLKALDYENIPAKDYNETVNINGNSPDLEYNISKINCDNGDLEIVNGGDFKNGEANITLKYSEVGNVDLTLKEVNGSEFAKVDSDDTSLNNRLILAYKTKISVNPDHFKISANLSNYDDNFTYLDNGLNLYSILDINITAENKDNEITKNYNKDCYAKDIDINISKIFTPEPNLNNLIYYYKDAGNNTSEKSVQDINKTIQIHYKDTNFTTEDNGSTRITLFINFDRNSSKTVNPFDMNISEINVSDGSTNGKMQKIGKALYYYGNLVLFDEIANRDEFDTRDDYFIVYDNNGSDDKLPSNNAVLPEWYLNGFHKSKDGNISGMVVSSDYNASNQINGVEVSVNSINNGKVTFHIKRTDTSINFAVIHLLEPSLKWLWYSKYGDEYNISNDSSCVNHFCFTITWENSNENGIIKSGVITGTESNTTENNVTKRGVKIFR